A region of the Methylomagnum ishizawai genome:
TTCATACGAAACTGCAAAACAAGATGAAAGGACGTTTCTCAGCTTGACGAGTTTGACGGTCCAAGAGTTTTCTGAGCTATGCGTCTTATTCGGAAGGCATTGGAACGAGTTCACCAAGCAAAGCGAGAGGAATCCCGGCAAGGGAGGACGACCCCATGCGCTGAAAACCATGGAGGATCGCCTGCTTTTCATCCTTTTCTACCTGAAAACCTACCCGCTCCAGGAAGTCATTGCCTATTCCTTTGGTATTAGCCAGGGGGCCGCCAATATTCTGATCCATCAGTTCAGCCATATACTCAAACTTGCCTTGCAGGAAGGCGGTTTTGTCCCGCCAAGGTTAACCGATGAAATGTTGGAAAGACTCAACCAGGAACATCCTCAAGACTACGGCATAGACGGCACCGAAAGGCGTATTGTCCGGCCCTCCAACGCGGATGCGGAAAGGGGAGTTTTTTATAGCGGTAAAAAAAAGCCCACACCCTGAAGAACAACCTGGTTGCCGGTCTGGAAGATATGCAAATCAAGGGGTTGAGCGGAACCCACGAAGGGAAGAAGCATGATAAGAAAATCTGCGACGAGGAGGGTATCCTCTTGCCGGAAGGCAGCGATCTTTACC
Encoded here:
- a CDS encoding helix-turn-helix domain-containing protein, whose protein sequence is MFSYETAKQDERTFLSLTSLTVQEFSELCVLFGRHWNEFTKQSERNPGKGGRPHALKTMEDRLLFILFYLKTYPLQEVIAYSFGISQGAANILIHQFSHILKLALQEGGFVPPRLTDEMLERLNQEHPQDYGIDGTERRIVRPSNADAERGVFYSGKKKPTP